One window of Botrimarina mediterranea genomic DNA carries:
- a CDS encoding efflux RND transporter periplasmic adaptor subunit, whose product MTSEEPVERERSVSGRQWLLRVAVQCAALLATLALAVALVGVAQRTGWLAATSGTGDRSAGPESAVQPQFTCPMHPEIRQDAPGKCPICGMTLVEVAGRKTAAAEPVAAGEADRYICPMMCTPPQGSPGRCPVCAMELVKAPSGPGSGNERSVVIDAATRRIAGIRTAVATRKTVFRSVRAVGEIAYDQQRVSTISAYVDGRIEQMFIDYEGAVVDAGDELAVVYSPQLYSAQVEYLAAQRSPALGGVLGDTDGLRRVAEDNLRELGMTAQQIDELLTTEKARKRSTITSPQSGTVISRLKVEGDYVKTGDPIYRIADLSTVWLMLELYPSDAAQVRYAQEVDVELSSEPGVIFPGRVAFIDPVVSATTRTIQVRVELFNSDGRFKPGDYATAKLRLPAVQGDTVYDAALAGAWISPRHPQIVRDEPGECPLCDTPLVPASDFGYAAKPTANSGSVTVPRSTILLAGDNSVAYVEVNEGEFELRNVVVAALTPTEAALAGGIAEGEVVATDGAFLIDSQMQLAGKPSLIDPQRSDQPATPSAGETQHAH is encoded by the coding sequence ATGACTTCAGAAGAACCTGTGGAAAGAGAGCGATCGGTCAGCGGCCGACAGTGGCTGCTGCGAGTCGCTGTTCAATGCGCCGCTTTGCTGGCGACTTTGGCCCTCGCCGTCGCCCTCGTCGGCGTCGCGCAGCGGACCGGATGGCTCGCCGCCACATCCGGAACAGGGGACCGCTCAGCAGGCCCCGAATCCGCCGTACAGCCCCAGTTCACCTGTCCGATGCACCCCGAGATACGCCAAGACGCGCCGGGCAAGTGCCCCATCTGCGGGATGACGCTGGTAGAGGTCGCCGGGCGCAAGACGGCGGCGGCGGAGCCAGTGGCCGCGGGCGAGGCGGATCGCTACATCTGCCCGATGATGTGCACGCCGCCGCAGGGATCGCCTGGGAGATGCCCTGTGTGCGCGATGGAACTCGTGAAAGCGCCGAGCGGGCCCGGTAGCGGGAATGAGCGCAGCGTGGTGATCGACGCGGCGACACGCCGTATTGCCGGCATCCGCACCGCCGTGGCGACGCGAAAAACGGTCTTCCGATCGGTGCGGGCGGTCGGCGAAATCGCGTACGACCAGCAGCGGGTATCGACGATCTCCGCTTACGTCGATGGGCGCATCGAACAGATGTTCATCGACTATGAAGGCGCCGTCGTTGATGCAGGGGACGAGCTCGCCGTCGTCTACAGCCCCCAACTCTACTCGGCCCAAGTCGAGTACCTCGCCGCGCAGCGCTCGCCGGCCCTCGGGGGCGTACTAGGAGACACCGACGGGCTGCGGCGTGTCGCCGAGGACAATCTCCGCGAGCTAGGCATGACGGCGCAGCAGATCGACGAGCTGCTGACAACGGAGAAGGCGAGAAAACGATCGACCATCACTTCGCCCCAAAGCGGCACGGTCATCTCCCGGCTGAAGGTCGAAGGCGACTACGTGAAGACGGGAGACCCGATCTACCGCATCGCCGACCTATCGACCGTCTGGCTGATGCTCGAACTCTACCCGAGCGACGCCGCTCAAGTACGGTACGCTCAAGAAGTCGATGTCGAGTTGTCGTCGGAGCCCGGCGTAATCTTCCCGGGGCGCGTCGCGTTTATCGATCCGGTCGTGAGCGCAACGACGCGGACCATCCAGGTACGGGTTGAGCTGTTCAACTCGGACGGGCGCTTCAAGCCGGGAGACTACGCAACCGCGAAGCTACGCCTCCCCGCGGTACAGGGCGACACCGTCTATGACGCCGCGCTAGCGGGCGCCTGGATCAGCCCGCGCCACCCGCAGATAGTGCGAGACGAACCGGGAGAGTGCCCCCTGTGCGACACGCCGCTCGTTCCCGCCAGCGATTTTGGCTACGCAGCGAAACCCACCGCAAACTCAGGTTCGGTCACGGTACCCCGCTCGACGATCCTGCTGGCGGGCGATAACTCTGTCGCTTACGTGGAAGTCAACGAGGGGGAGTTTGAGCTTCGCAACGTCGTCGTCGCCGCGTTGACCCCGACCGAAGCGGCCCTCGCCGGAGGTATCGCCGAGGGCGAGGTGGTCGCCACCGACGGCGCTTTCCTCATCGACTCGCAGATGCAATTGGCTGGGAAGCCGTCGCTGATAGATCCGCAGCGAAGTGACCAACCGGCCACGCCATCTGCTGGGGAGACGCAACATGCTCACTAG
- a CDS encoding efflux RND transporter permease subunit, whose product MLTRAIRFCVSEAWLVVAVACAVSAFGWWCFLSVPIDAIPNVGENQVIVLTNWPGRSPKDVEDQITYPLSGVLLATPGAESVRGKSMFGYSFVQVTFEDGVDFYWARSRVSEQLDAARARLPEGVTPQLGPDATGLGQILYYVLEPPPEGRSLAELRSLQDYVLKYELQAVEGVSEVASIGGYVQQYQIEVDPDRLRFYGVTLDQLLMAVRGSNLDVGAKTAEASGMEYIVRSKGFIGGGAQGDALIDLEQTVVIQRDGVPVRLRDVAQVQIGPDFRRGALDYNGSEAVGGIVVMRFGANPRAVIDAVKQRISELAPSLDGVRVTPVYDRTGLIDETVATLSESLRDETLITVVVIVLFLLHVRASFVVAITLPLAVVMSFIGMWGFGIDANIMSLAGIAIAIGEVADLAIIVSENIYQHLVDWRKKKGDDANQTRAEVIIAAAAEVAPAVVTAVSTTVISFMPVFFLTGRDYKLFAPLAYTKTFAMLAALVAAVLLTPALCRLLLDSGRWSRRRSLFVATAVGAISAIVAAAFWRAGFEHLLPWGPVWGPIALGFAGGAITYIGSREQLRSVDENPTSRAILFIYEPLLRFLLSHKGLFALAPATLMVLGLGAWIGLPTVLRPAETVAEWLGVRPNELPGYVDLKHTFTGLRSDDWIALDEGSWFYMPTLYPAAGFGQAMQVLQTQDVLIRQIPEVAEVLGKIGRAESALDPAPAEMIETYVMLKPVDEWREGVTARDVWDEINAAATLPGVTPASPLQPIEGRVVMLQAGIKAPMAVRIYGDRLSDLADAALAVADQLRKTPYVNPTTVNPDIVLGKPYVEFEVDREAAARYGMSVEEVNTVVEVALGGKNLITTVEGRERYPVRLRYRRDIREGIDELGRLPVVAPTGEVVPLEELATIGTSWGPGAISSENARLVAHVAFSPGGQTGDLETVRAVEESLAAALRSDELTLPAGYTWEMVGSFQNQIEANRRLLVIIPLVVVANLLLIYLQFRSLPLALIIFSQIPVAFAGGMIGVAIADVEINTAVWIGFIALFGISVDDGVVIATYMEQLFMRRKIESVADLREATVEAGKRRIRPCLMTAFTTFAALTPVMLADGRGADVAQAMALPVFAGMFIEMISLFVVPVFYCGFMEMKLRGGFADTRWQAHPEMAAPP is encoded by the coding sequence ATGCTCACTAGGGCGATTCGATTCTGTGTGAGCGAGGCGTGGCTGGTGGTCGCCGTGGCCTGCGCCGTATCGGCGTTCGGTTGGTGGTGCTTCCTTTCGGTTCCGATCGACGCGATCCCAAACGTCGGCGAGAACCAGGTCATCGTCCTGACGAACTGGCCGGGGCGATCGCCCAAGGATGTCGAGGATCAGATCACCTACCCGCTCAGCGGCGTCCTGCTGGCGACACCCGGCGCCGAGAGCGTCCGCGGCAAGAGCATGTTTGGCTACTCGTTCGTCCAAGTGACGTTCGAGGACGGCGTCGATTTCTACTGGGCGAGGAGCCGTGTCTCTGAGCAGCTCGACGCGGCCCGAGCACGCCTCCCCGAGGGCGTAACGCCTCAGCTGGGGCCGGACGCCACCGGGCTCGGCCAAATCCTCTACTACGTTCTTGAACCCCCACCGGAAGGCCGCAGCCTTGCCGAGCTGCGATCCCTACAGGACTACGTCCTGAAGTACGAGCTCCAAGCCGTGGAAGGGGTGAGCGAGGTCGCGTCGATCGGCGGTTATGTGCAGCAGTATCAGATCGAGGTCGATCCCGACCGCCTTCGCTTCTATGGCGTCACGCTCGACCAGCTGCTGATGGCGGTCCGAGGGTCCAACCTCGATGTCGGAGCGAAGACAGCCGAAGCGTCGGGGATGGAGTACATCGTCCGCAGCAAGGGTTTTATAGGCGGCGGCGCCCAAGGTGACGCGCTGATCGACTTGGAACAAACGGTCGTTATCCAGCGAGATGGCGTACCCGTGAGGCTCCGGGACGTGGCCCAGGTCCAGATCGGCCCCGACTTCCGCCGGGGCGCCCTCGACTACAACGGTTCCGAAGCGGTCGGCGGGATTGTGGTGATGCGTTTCGGGGCCAACCCCCGCGCGGTTATCGACGCGGTCAAGCAGAGGATCAGCGAGTTGGCGCCATCCCTCGACGGCGTCAGAGTCACTCCCGTCTACGACCGTACCGGCCTGATCGATGAGACAGTCGCCACCCTCAGCGAGTCACTACGCGACGAGACGCTGATCACCGTGGTGGTGATCGTGCTCTTCCTCTTGCATGTGCGGGCCAGCTTCGTCGTTGCCATCACGTTGCCCTTGGCGGTCGTGATGTCGTTCATCGGCATGTGGGGCTTCGGGATCGATGCCAACATCATGTCGCTCGCTGGGATCGCGATTGCGATCGGTGAGGTGGCGGACCTCGCGATCATCGTTTCGGAGAATATCTATCAACACTTGGTGGATTGGCGCAAAAAGAAGGGCGACGACGCTAACCAAACGCGTGCGGAAGTCATCATCGCCGCCGCCGCCGAGGTCGCACCCGCGGTCGTAACCGCCGTCTCGACGACCGTCATCAGCTTCATGCCGGTTTTCTTTCTGACGGGCCGCGACTACAAGCTCTTCGCACCGCTGGCCTATACCAAGACCTTTGCGATGCTCGCCGCGCTGGTGGCGGCCGTCCTCTTGACCCCGGCGTTGTGCCGACTGCTGCTCGACTCCGGGCGGTGGTCCCGGCGGCGAAGCCTTTTCGTCGCCACCGCGGTGGGCGCTATTTCGGCGATAGTTGCGGCAGCTTTCTGGCGGGCTGGCTTCGAGCACCTGCTCCCGTGGGGTCCCGTGTGGGGTCCGATTGCCCTCGGCTTTGCCGGAGGGGCGATCACCTACATCGGCTCGCGCGAGCAACTGCGTTCGGTCGATGAGAACCCCACCAGCCGAGCGATCCTCTTCATTTACGAACCCCTGCTGCGTTTCCTGCTGAGCCACAAAGGGCTATTCGCCCTAGCGCCCGCCACGCTGATGGTGTTGGGCCTCGGCGCTTGGATCGGTTTGCCGACCGTGCTGCGACCGGCAGAGACCGTCGCGGAGTGGCTCGGGGTTCGCCCCAACGAACTGCCCGGGTATGTGGACTTGAAGCACACCTTCACGGGCCTTCGGAGCGACGACTGGATCGCCCTAGACGAGGGGAGCTGGTTCTACATGCCAACCCTCTACCCCGCGGCGGGGTTCGGGCAGGCGATGCAGGTGTTGCAGACGCAAGACGTCTTGATCCGTCAGATCCCTGAGGTGGCTGAAGTGCTCGGCAAGATCGGTCGCGCCGAGTCCGCGCTCGACCCGGCACCGGCGGAGATGATCGAGACCTACGTGATGCTGAAGCCGGTTGACGAGTGGCGAGAGGGCGTAACAGCCCGCGACGTTTGGGACGAGATCAACGCCGCAGCGACGCTCCCCGGTGTGACCCCCGCCAGCCCGCTGCAACCCATCGAGGGGCGAGTGGTGATGTTGCAGGCCGGCATCAAGGCCCCGATGGCGGTCCGCATCTATGGGGATCGCCTCTCGGACCTTGCCGACGCCGCGCTAGCGGTAGCTGATCAGCTGCGAAAGACGCCGTACGTCAATCCCACCACGGTGAATCCCGACATTGTGCTGGGCAAGCCGTACGTGGAGTTCGAGGTCGATCGCGAAGCGGCAGCGCGATACGGGATGTCGGTGGAAGAAGTCAACACTGTGGTTGAGGTCGCCCTCGGGGGCAAGAATCTTATCACCACTGTCGAAGGTCGGGAACGTTATCCCGTGCGACTCCGCTATCGACGCGACATCCGCGAGGGAATCGACGAGTTAGGTCGCCTGCCGGTCGTAGCGCCGACGGGAGAGGTGGTACCTCTAGAAGAACTAGCGACCATCGGCACTTCTTGGGGCCCGGGAGCGATTAGTAGTGAGAACGCTAGGCTCGTCGCGCACGTCGCCTTCTCACCCGGGGGGCAGACAGGAGACCTAGAGACGGTGAGAGCCGTCGAAGAATCACTTGCCGCGGCGCTCCGCTCCGACGAGCTAACGCTTCCCGCCGGCTACACGTGGGAGATGGTGGGTTCGTTCCAGAACCAGATCGAGGCGAACCGTCGCCTCCTAGTCATCATCCCGCTAGTGGTCGTCGCGAACCTGCTGCTGATCTACCTGCAATTCCGCAGCCTGCCGCTGGCGCTGATCATCTTCTCTCAGATCCCGGTCGCCTTCGCCGGAGGGATGATCGGGGTGGCGATCGCCGATGTCGAGATCAACACGGCCGTCTGGATCGGGTTCATTGCGTTGTTCGGGATTTCCGTGGACGACGGCGTGGTGATAGCGACCTACATGGAGCAACTCTTCATGCGCCGTAAAATCGAATCCGTTGCTGACCTCCGCGAGGCGACCGTTGAGGCAGGCAAGCGCCGCATCCGTCCCTGCCTGATGACAGCCTTCACCACCTTCGCGGCCCTGACGCCGGTGATGCTCGCCGATGGACGAGGGGCGGATGTCGCCCAAGCGATGGCGTTGCCGGTGTTTGCCGGCATGTTCATCGAGATGATCTCGCTGTTCGTTGTCCCCGTCTTCTACTGCGGCTTCATGGAAATGAAGCTGCGAGGCGGCTTCGCCGACACGCGTTGGCAGGCCCACCCGGAGATGGCGGCCCCTCCATGA
- a CDS encoding TolC family protein, which produces MQSAATILPEPIEAEAPLGEVLRQPESYFVETALAGHPRVLAARARVAAATNRPLQASSLADPTITNTFFPISDQALQTAGGRVGNGLMVSQMYPWPEKRWTKEAIACREVQIAAAKLAQVELEIEELTRLAYYELWFADRSIAITEKNRQIAAELVQLAEARNATGGSQQDVLRAQLQVDGIDDRLVDLRRRRELAEADLAALIQRPSDEGFATTENLVPQDTETALGALVAAAERCNPRLRERQWAVSRDRQKVKLAELQKYPDFTLGAGWQTVTETDAISPVANGHDNVSFMVGLTLPIWRDRIRAGVNEARWEAVASNRDYNDAHDDSLRQIRRAVQTAEAAEEQRRLYAERMLPRAKRQIELSAADYRGGRVDFREVTDGFTEMFTLELQAVRAEAMLAGSLAQLKRTVGCEVATAPQATDSSS; this is translated from the coding sequence GTGCAGTCAGCCGCGACCATCCTCCCGGAGCCAATCGAGGCGGAGGCGCCGCTGGGCGAGGTCCTTCGCCAGCCCGAGTCGTACTTTGTTGAGACCGCGCTGGCGGGACATCCGCGGGTACTCGCCGCCCGGGCGAGAGTGGCGGCGGCGACCAATCGGCCACTTCAAGCTAGTTCGCTCGCAGACCCGACGATCACCAACACCTTCTTCCCGATCTCGGACCAAGCTCTCCAAACGGCGGGAGGTCGCGTGGGTAACGGCCTCATGGTGTCACAGATGTATCCTTGGCCGGAAAAGCGCTGGACAAAGGAGGCGATTGCCTGTCGCGAGGTCCAGATCGCCGCAGCAAAACTGGCGCAGGTTGAACTAGAGATTGAAGAGCTCACCCGACTTGCGTACTACGAGCTCTGGTTCGCCGATCGGTCGATCGCGATTACGGAGAAGAATCGTCAAATCGCCGCCGAGCTTGTTCAGCTCGCCGAAGCCCGCAACGCGACGGGCGGCAGTCAGCAAGACGTGCTGCGTGCGCAACTCCAGGTGGACGGCATCGACGATCGACTGGTGGACCTGCGTCGCCGTCGCGAGTTGGCCGAGGCCGATTTGGCGGCCCTGATCCAACGCCCCAGCGACGAGGGATTCGCGACGACTGAGAATCTCGTGCCCCAAGACACTGAGACAGCATTAGGAGCTCTCGTCGCCGCGGCGGAACGGTGTAATCCGCGGCTGCGGGAGCGGCAGTGGGCCGTGTCGCGAGACCGTCAGAAAGTGAAGCTCGCCGAACTACAGAAATACCCCGATTTCACGCTAGGGGCTGGCTGGCAAACGGTCACCGAGACCGACGCCATCTCACCCGTCGCGAACGGCCACGACAACGTGAGCTTCATGGTGGGCCTCACCTTGCCGATTTGGCGCGACCGCATCCGCGCGGGGGTCAATGAGGCACGATGGGAAGCCGTCGCCTCGAACCGTGACTACAACGACGCCCACGACGATTCACTGCGACAGATCCGCCGAGCGGTGCAGACGGCTGAAGCCGCCGAAGAGCAACGACGCCTCTACGCCGAGAGGATGCTGCCCCGAGCCAAGCGCCAGATCGAGCTTTCAGCAGCCGATTACCGCGGCGGTCGAGTCGATTTCCGCGAAGTGACCGACGGCTTCACCGAAATGTTCACGCTAGAACTGCAGGCCGTACGAGCGGAGGCAATGCTCGCCGGATCGCTCGCCCAGCTCAAGAGGACCGTTGGCTGCGAAGTGGCGACGGCGCCCCAAGCTACGGATTCCAGCTCGTGA
- a CDS encoding MauE/DoxX family redox-associated membrane protein, producing MQQTYETNLRCQKCLATIKPLLDGEDRVLNWSVDLDDAKKPLTVELAAASDGDRVIELLAGAGYEATPINRPHGQPSGAPQPLATDAPENFKLSNYKPLMLVIAYVVGATAVAESIHGSFEWPRAMNYFMGFFFLGFAFFKLLDIPAFADSFSSYDIVAKRSRGYALAYPWIELALGVFFVSGALPFVANGVTAVIMGVGLVGVAGAVFRKQTIQCACLGTVFNLPMSVVTIVENTVMMLMAIVMLAMHLST from the coding sequence ATGCAACAGACCTACGAGACCAATCTACGTTGCCAGAAGTGCTTGGCCACGATCAAGCCGCTCCTCGATGGCGAAGATCGAGTGCTCAACTGGTCCGTCGATCTGGACGACGCCAAGAAGCCGCTCACCGTCGAGCTGGCGGCTGCGTCTGACGGCGATCGCGTCATCGAGCTACTGGCGGGCGCTGGCTACGAGGCGACCCCCATCAATCGGCCGCATGGCCAGCCGAGCGGCGCGCCGCAACCTCTGGCAACCGACGCCCCCGAGAACTTCAAGCTGTCCAACTACAAGCCGCTGATGCTGGTGATCGCTTACGTCGTCGGCGCGACCGCCGTCGCCGAATCGATCCACGGTTCGTTCGAGTGGCCGCGAGCGATGAACTACTTCATGGGCTTTTTCTTCTTGGGATTCGCGTTCTTCAAGCTGCTCGATATCCCGGCGTTTGCCGATTCGTTTTCTAGTTACGATATCGTCGCGAAAAGATCCCGCGGCTACGCGCTGGCGTATCCCTGGATCGAACTGGCGCTGGGGGTGTTTTTCGTCAGCGGCGCTCTACCTTTCGTCGCAAATGGTGTGACGGCAGTCATTATGGGGGTTGGCCTCGTCGGAGTCGCCGGGGCCGTCTTCCGTAAGCAAACGATCCAGTGCGCCTGCCTCGGAACCGTCTTCAACTTGCCGATGTCCGTGGTCACGATCGTCGAGAACACCGTCATGATGTTGATGGCGATCGTCATGCTAGCCATGCATCTCTCGACTTGA
- a CDS encoding MerR family transcriptional regulator, which yields MVERTIGKLASAAGVNVETVRYYQRRGLFDCPSADNGFRKYSDRDVERLRSIRRAKELGFTLEEIRDLLSLAEGTHGGRSEVKALAEARARTVRAKINDLLRMEEVLKKLTTACSGRGPVRGCPIIEALNVPEGTQEE from the coding sequence ATGGTCGAACGAACGATTGGAAAGCTGGCTAGTGCGGCTGGCGTTAACGTCGAGACGGTCCGGTATTACCAGCGGCGGGGGCTCTTCGATTGTCCCAGCGCCGACAACGGTTTCCGAAAGTATTCCGACCGGGACGTTGAGCGGCTCCGTTCGATCCGCCGGGCGAAAGAGCTTGGCTTTACGCTTGAGGAAATCCGCGACCTTCTGAGCCTTGCCGAAGGAACGCACGGAGGGCGAAGTGAGGTCAAGGCGCTCGCTGAAGCGCGAGCCAGAACTGTGCGGGCGAAGATCAACGACCTCCTCCGCATGGAGGAGGTGCTGAAGAAGCTGACTACCGCGTGCTCAGGACGAGGCCCCGTGAGAGGCTGCCCGATTATTGAGGCATTGAACGTTCCCGAAGGAACCCAAGAGGAGTAA
- a CDS encoding efflux RND transporter periplasmic adaptor subunit, producing MLRRILVTFAALCALGAAGFAAWLGYRHLRPEPAATSSAAEEQLTAAATPDGKIIVGDRAQHNLGIVSKAIETGEFWRAVTVPGMIVDRPGMSDREVVASVEGVINRILHVPGDLVEPGESLFTLRLASESLQQSQAELFKTGENLKIAEARRERLAQAGEGIPQARLIEAESEIARLKVAAQGYRQELRNRGLSDEEIGGIERGKLLSELQVTAPPLVFAGEESPTGEMLGFELQELLVDLGQQVRAGEPLCRLANHQLLAIEGRAFRDETSKLQQSLEKGWPVEVDFQEGESSGWPTAENELPIRYIDNTIDPETRTFGFRLPLENQHRVVVQGGRARLLWRFRPGQKVLLRVRVERMDGVFTLPADAVVAEGAENYVFTQNVNTFQRVSVRVLHRDRDRVVLANDGALETYERDGKQRTIAAVTLTAAAQLNRMTKTKSDGLPPGYHIHADGSLHKNEDEGR from the coding sequence ATGCTCCGTCGCATCCTGGTCACCTTTGCTGCGCTGTGCGCGCTTGGCGCTGCCGGTTTTGCCGCTTGGCTCGGTTACCGGCATCTGCGGCCGGAACCGGCAGCGACTTCCTCGGCAGCAGAAGAGCAGCTCACCGCGGCGGCAACGCCGGACGGCAAGATCATCGTTGGTGACCGCGCCCAGCATAACCTGGGGATCGTCTCCAAGGCGATCGAGACGGGCGAGTTCTGGCGGGCGGTGACGGTTCCCGGAATGATCGTCGACCGGCCGGGAATGAGCGACCGGGAAGTGGTCGCCAGCGTCGAGGGGGTAATCAACCGCATCTTGCATGTGCCCGGCGACCTCGTCGAGCCGGGAGAATCGCTCTTCACGTTGCGGCTCGCCAGTGAGTCGCTCCAGCAGTCCCAGGCTGAGCTCTTCAAGACGGGCGAAAACCTCAAGATTGCCGAGGCGCGTCGCGAACGACTTGCCCAGGCCGGCGAAGGAATCCCGCAGGCCCGCCTTATTGAGGCGGAGAGTGAGATCGCCCGTCTGAAAGTGGCGGCCCAGGGCTACCGGCAGGAGCTACGCAACCGCGGGCTGTCCGATGAGGAAATCGGCGGCATCGAGAGGGGCAAGCTCCTGAGTGAGTTGCAGGTCACGGCGCCGCCGCTCGTCTTCGCCGGTGAGGAGTCGCCGACCGGAGAAATGCTCGGGTTCGAACTGCAGGAGCTGCTCGTGGATCTTGGGCAGCAGGTCCGTGCTGGAGAGCCGCTTTGCCGACTGGCCAACCACCAACTGCTCGCGATCGAGGGCCGTGCGTTTCGCGACGAGACGTCGAAACTGCAGCAGAGCCTCGAGAAAGGGTGGCCCGTCGAGGTGGATTTCCAGGAGGGGGAGAGCAGCGGCTGGCCCACTGCCGAGAACGAGCTGCCGATCCGCTACATCGACAACACGATCGACCCAGAAACCCGGACTTTCGGCTTCCGGCTGCCGCTTGAGAACCAGCATCGAGTCGTCGTGCAGGGGGGGCGCGCGCGTCTGCTGTGGCGTTTCCGCCCCGGTCAGAAGGTCCTGCTGCGAGTGCGCGTCGAGCGGATGGACGGCGTCTTCACCCTCCCGGCCGATGCGGTCGTCGCCGAAGGCGCCGAGAACTACGTCTTCACCCAGAACGTGAACACGTTTCAGAGAGTGAGCGTCCGCGTGCTGCATCGCGACCGGGATCGTGTGGTGCTGGCGAACGACGGGGCACTGGAGACGTACGAGCGTGATGGCAAGCAGCGGACCATCGCGGCGGTGACACTCACAGCGGCGGCGCAGCTCAACCGGATGACCAAGACGAAGTCCGACGGGCTCCCTCCCGGCTACCACATCCACGCGGACGGAAGCCTGCACAAGAACGAAGACGAGGGACGGTAA
- a CDS encoding TolC family protein, whose protein sequence is MPRFLHVAKLALFATAAGAAAQEQLAPPAALRPSAPGKSFTAPPAIPPAPGEELKIDVPQEGDAVGPVYALDELLTLAAQNNPTLRQAQLHISADLAKAQQAGLYPNPVFTYQAEQIGVDSETDTDTPGEFHGGVLEQRFVTAGKLRLSREKYLRRAHVSEHLATAQQFRVCNDVRLHFYRALAAGETLAVRRELLKSAEDAAVTSQEAYNMGQARRPEVRRANITLQRARLDLLSAENAQRESFRALTSLVGVTLAEGRVKGSLTPEREPASFDAELGRLLANSPEVAAARAKLAVDRMTVQRERVEWTPDIVARGGAGYNFESGETVAVAGVALEVPIYDRNQGTIRQAQADYARQQQEVRRIEFQLQNRLATAYQQYLTALQHAHEYERVILPESKAAYAELLESYKRDRVDWSDVLMAQHDYFDAKLTQVENLLEARTHEVLIAGYLLHDGLMAAEDATPPGHIDATPRPR, encoded by the coding sequence ATGCCTCGCTTTCTCCACGTCGCGAAGCTCGCCCTTTTCGCCACCGCTGCTGGCGCCGCGGCGCAAGAGCAGCTCGCGCCGCCGGCCGCCTTACGTCCTTCGGCGCCAGGAAAGTCGTTCACTGCGCCGCCTGCCATTCCGCCTGCCCCCGGCGAGGAACTGAAGATCGACGTGCCTCAAGAAGGGGATGCTGTTGGGCCGGTCTACGCGCTAGACGAGCTGCTTACCCTCGCCGCGCAGAACAACCCAACCCTCCGGCAGGCGCAGCTGCACATCTCGGCCGACCTAGCCAAAGCACAGCAGGCCGGGCTCTACCCCAACCCCGTCTTCACGTACCAGGCCGAGCAGATCGGTGTCGATTCCGAGACCGACACCGACACCCCAGGAGAGTTCCATGGAGGCGTCCTCGAACAGCGGTTCGTGACGGCCGGCAAGTTGCGACTGAGCCGTGAGAAGTATTTGCGACGTGCGCATGTCTCCGAGCACCTCGCTACCGCGCAGCAGTTCCGCGTCTGCAACGACGTGCGGCTGCATTTCTATCGAGCCTTGGCCGCCGGCGAAACCTTGGCGGTCCGCCGAGAGTTGCTCAAGAGCGCCGAGGATGCTGCGGTTACGTCGCAAGAGGCGTACAACATGGGCCAAGCGCGCCGACCCGAGGTCCGCCGCGCGAACATCACGCTCCAGCGCGCCCGCCTCGACCTGTTGAGCGCCGAGAACGCCCAGCGTGAAAGCTTCCGCGCGCTTACCTCACTGGTCGGCGTCACCCTGGCGGAGGGGCGTGTCAAAGGAAGCCTTACGCCCGAGCGTGAACCAGCGTCGTTCGACGCCGAGTTGGGACGCCTGCTTGCCAACAGCCCCGAAGTCGCCGCCGCCCGCGCCAAGCTGGCCGTCGACCGGATGACGGTCCAGCGCGAGCGGGTGGAGTGGACCCCCGACATCGTCGCGCGCGGCGGCGCCGGGTACAATTTTGAAAGTGGAGAAACGGTTGCCGTTGCCGGTGTCGCCTTGGAAGTGCCCATCTACGATCGCAACCAAGGAACGATCCGCCAGGCGCAGGCCGACTACGCCCGCCAACAGCAGGAGGTCCGACGGATCGAATTCCAGTTGCAGAATCGGTTGGCGACGGCCTACCAGCAGTACTTGACGGCTCTGCAGCACGCCCACGAGTACGAGCGGGTAATCCTGCCCGAGTCAAAAGCGGCGTACGCTGAATTGTTGGAGAGCTACAAGCGAGACCGGGTCGATTGGTCCGATGTGCTGATGGCGCAGCACGACTATTTCGACGCCAAGCTGACGCAAGTTGAGAACTTGCTCGAAGCCCGCACCCACGAGGTCCTGATCGCCGGTTACCTGCTCCACGACGGCCTGATGGCGGCCGAAGACGCCACACCGCCCGGCCACATCGACGCAACGCCCCGCCCGCGCTGA